One Zeugodacus cucurbitae isolate PBARC_wt_2022May chromosome 3, idZeuCucr1.2, whole genome shotgun sequence genomic region harbors:
- the LOC105219451 gene encoding alpha-methylacyl-CoA racemase isoform X2, with the protein MERKLQVWENNFDVLTHGKSTINIDLKTTEGRELARKLIQVHDVLIDPFRPGVLESVGLGPEVLCKENPRLIYARLTGFGQYGPLAKRAGHDINYLAISGVLSMLRSHGKRPTPPLNILADFAGGGLLCAMGICLALLERHRSGCGQIIDASMCEGVAYLSSWLFLSRSLPIWGSNSGQSMLDGGSYFYDLYETSDGKYMAVGALEPKFFEIFKNNLGLPELNQFPGNQYENDITIYLVKQAFLKKTQNEWSGIFENIDACVYPVLEWENVAQHNHNKYRTSFQRLNNMWAPVPSPLLSRTPGILKSMPTHSKIENVLKNLELREENVENLETSFTIQKSKI; encoded by the exons ATGGAACGAAAATTACAG gtTTGGGAAAACAACTTCGATGTGTTGACGCATGGAAAGTCGACTATAAACATTGATTTAAAAACAACAGAAGGGCGTGAACTAGCACGGAAACTTATTCAAGTTCATGATGTACTGATTGATCCATTTAGACCTGGCGTGTTGGAAAGTGTTGGGCTTGGGCCGGAGGTATTGTGCAAGGAAAATCCCAGGTTAATATATGCGCGTTTAACAGGCTTTGGTCAATATGGACCTTTAGCGAAACGAGCAGGACATGACATTAACTATCTTGCGATTTCTGGTGTTTTATCTATGTTGCGTTCTCATGGTAAGAGACCGACTCCACCTTTAAATATCTTAGCAGATTTCGCTGGTGGAGGTTTACTATGTGCAATGGGAATTTGTTTAGCGCTTTTAGAACGCCATCGTTCTGGTTGCGGACAAATAATTGATGCTTCAATGTGTGAAGGAGTAGCTTATTTATCCTCGTGGTTATTTTTGTCTCGTTCTCTTCCCATATGGGGAAGTAATTCTGGTCAAAGCATGTTGGATGGAGGttcttatttttatgatttatacgAAACAAGTGATGGTAAATATATGGCTGTGGGAGCATTGGAACCAAAGttcttcgaaatttttaaaaataatttgggtTTACCTGAACTCAACCAATTTCCAGGAAATCAATATGAAAATgatattactatatatttagTAAAGCAGGCCTTTTTGAAAAAGACACAAAATGAGTGGTctggtatttttgaaaatatcgatGCATGCGTTTATCCAGTTTTGGAATGGGAAAACGTAGCTCAGCACAACCATAATAAGTATCGTACCAGCTTTCAGCGATTGAACAACATGTGGGCGCCTGTACCGTCGCCCTTGTTAAGTAGAACCCCTGGAATTTTAAAAAGTATGCCAACAcattcaaaaattgaaaatgtattgaaaaatttggAGTTGCGtgaagaaaatgttgaaaaccTCGAAACTTCGTTTACaatccaaaaatcaaaaatataa
- the LOC105219451 gene encoding alpha-methylacyl-CoA racemase isoform X1, translating to MFVFTKYSVTLLIMPLKDVMVLEFVGLAPGPFCGKILADFGASVLRVDKVWENNFDVLTHGKSTINIDLKTTEGRELARKLIQVHDVLIDPFRPGVLESVGLGPEVLCKENPRLIYARLTGFGQYGPLAKRAGHDINYLAISGVLSMLRSHGKRPTPPLNILADFAGGGLLCAMGICLALLERHRSGCGQIIDASMCEGVAYLSSWLFLSRSLPIWGSNSGQSMLDGGSYFYDLYETSDGKYMAVGALEPKFFEIFKNNLGLPELNQFPGNQYENDITIYLVKQAFLKKTQNEWSGIFENIDACVYPVLEWENVAQHNHNKYRTSFQRLNNMWAPVPSPLLSRTPGILKSMPTHSKIENVLKNLELREENVENLETSFTIQKSKI from the exons atgtttgtatttactaAGTACAGTGTCACTTTATTAATAATGCCCCTAAAGGATGTGATGGTTTTGGAATTTGTTGGTCTCGCGCCAGGGCCTTTTTGCGGGAAAATTCTCGCAGATTTTGGTGCTTCGGTGTTGAGAGTTGATAAG gtTTGGGAAAACAACTTCGATGTGTTGACGCATGGAAAGTCGACTATAAACATTGATTTAAAAACAACAGAAGGGCGTGAACTAGCACGGAAACTTATTCAAGTTCATGATGTACTGATTGATCCATTTAGACCTGGCGTGTTGGAAAGTGTTGGGCTTGGGCCGGAGGTATTGTGCAAGGAAAATCCCAGGTTAATATATGCGCGTTTAACAGGCTTTGGTCAATATGGACCTTTAGCGAAACGAGCAGGACATGACATTAACTATCTTGCGATTTCTGGTGTTTTATCTATGTTGCGTTCTCATGGTAAGAGACCGACTCCACCTTTAAATATCTTAGCAGATTTCGCTGGTGGAGGTTTACTATGTGCAATGGGAATTTGTTTAGCGCTTTTAGAACGCCATCGTTCTGGTTGCGGACAAATAATTGATGCTTCAATGTGTGAAGGAGTAGCTTATTTATCCTCGTGGTTATTTTTGTCTCGTTCTCTTCCCATATGGGGAAGTAATTCTGGTCAAAGCATGTTGGATGGAGGttcttatttttatgatttatacgAAACAAGTGATGGTAAATATATGGCTGTGGGAGCATTGGAACCAAAGttcttcgaaatttttaaaaataatttgggtTTACCTGAACTCAACCAATTTCCAGGAAATCAATATGAAAATgatattactatatatttagTAAAGCAGGCCTTTTTGAAAAAGACACAAAATGAGTGGTctggtatttttgaaaatatcgatGCATGCGTTTATCCAGTTTTGGAATGGGAAAACGTAGCTCAGCACAACCATAATAAGTATCGTACCAGCTTTCAGCGATTGAACAACATGTGGGCGCCTGTACCGTCGCCCTTGTTAAGTAGAACCCCTGGAATTTTAAAAAGTATGCCAACAcattcaaaaattgaaaatgtattgaaaaatttggAGTTGCGtgaagaaaatgttgaaaaccTCGAAACTTCGTTTACaatccaaaaatcaaaaatataa